Part of the Mycolicibacterium thermoresistibile genome, AAGGCCGGGACCACTGCCGGGATCGGCGGACAGCGGCGCGGGGGTGAGCAGCGCCGACGCCGCCGCCAGGGCGAGACCGCCCGCCAGAACCGCGAACCGGCGCATCGATCCAGTTCACGCGGGAGCGACCGGCCCCGGGGGGTTTTCCGGCGTTACGGCGCCTGTCTGGGGAGCAAGCCTCCGCTGTGGACGAAGCACCTGCTCCGCCGGTGTAAACTGCTACCTGCAGCTCGCCTGCGCGGGCTGACTTCGCGTGTCTGCACGCCAGCGACACACCGGTTGGTCCCGTTCCGGTTCTGCCGAAACGGGTGCGGTGGTCGGCGGACACCAGGGCTCGGCACCACCCGGTGCCCGGCGTCAACCAACAACCAGAAGAGGCACATCATGGCTGTTGTAACCATGAAACAGCTGCTGGACGCGGGCGCCCACTTCGGGCACCAGACCCGGCGCTGGAACCCCAAGATGAAGCGGTTCATCTTCACCGACCGCAACGGCATCTACATCATCGATCTGCAGCAGACGCTGTCCTACATCGACAAGGCGTACGAGTTCGTCAAGGAGACCGTCGCCCACGGCGGCACCATCCTGTTCGTCGGCACCAAGAAGCAGGCGCAGGAGGCCATCGCCGAAGAAGCCACCCGCGTCGGCATGCCGTATGTGAACCAGCGCTGGCTCGGCGGCATGCTGACCAACTTCTCCACCGTCCACAAGCGGCTGCAGCGCCTCAAGGAACTCGAGGCGATGGAGCAGACCGGCGGTTTCGAGGGTCGCACCAAGAAGGAAATCCTGATGCTGACCCGGGAGAAGAACAAGCTGGAGCGGTCCCTGGGCGGTATCCGGGACATGCAGAAGGTGCCGTCGGCCATCTGGGTGGTCGACACCAACAAGGAGCACATCGCCGTCGGTGAGGCCCGCAAGCTGGGCATCCCGGTGATCGCGATCCTCGACACCAACTGCGACCCCGACCTGGTCGACTACCCGATTCCGGGCAACGACGACGCGATCCGCTCCGCCGCGCTGCTCACCAAGGTGATCGCCTCGGCCGTGGCCGAGGGGCTGCAGGCCCGCGCCGGTGCCGGCCGGGAAGGCGACAAGCCGGCCGAGACGGCCGAACCGCTGCCCGAGTGGGAACAGGAGCTGCTGGCCGGTGCCACGGCCACCGCGGCCGGCAATCCGGAAGGCGAGAAGCCCGCCGAATCGACCACCCCGCAGAATTCCTAGAAAGGCTGATATGGCGAACTACACCGCTGCCGACGTCAAACGACTTCGGGAGCTGACCGGCGCCGGCATGTTGGACTCGAAGAACGCGCTGGTGGAGGCCGAGGGCGACTTCGACAAGGCGGTCGAACTGCTGCGCATCAAGGGCGCCAAGGACGTCGGCAAACGGGCCGGCCGGGCCACCGCCGAGGGCCTCGTCGCCGCCAAGGACGGCGCGTTGATCGAGCTGAACTCCGAAACCGACTTCGTCGCGAAGAACGAAGAGTTCCAGCAGCTCGCCGACGCCGTCGTCGCGGCCGCCGCGGCCGCCAAGGCCACCGACGTCGACACGCTGAAGGCCGCCAAGGTCGGCGACAAGACGGTCGAGGAGGCCATCGCCGAGCTGGCCGCCAAGATCGGTGAGAAGCTCGAGCTGCGCCGCGTCGCCTACTTCGACGGCACCGTGTCCACCTACCTGCACAAACGGGCCGCGGACCTGCCGCCCGCGGTGGGTGTGATGGTCGAGTACACCGCCGAGGACGCGGCCAAGGGCGCAGAGGCCGCGCACGCGGTCGCGCTGCAGATCGCCGCGATGAAGGCCCAGTACCTGACCCGTGACGACGTTCCGGAGGACGTGGTCGCCAACGAGCGCCGCATCGCCGAGGAGACCGCCAAGGCCGAGGGCAAGCCCGAGCAGGCGCTGCCCAAGATCGTCGAGGGCCGGCTCAACGGCTTCTTCAAGGATGTCGTGCTGCTGGATCAGCCGACGGTCTCGGACAACAAGAAGACCGTCAAGGCGCTGCTCGACGAGGCCGGTGTCACCGTCACCCGGTTCGTCCGGTTCGAGGTGGGGCAGGCCTGACCGGCGGTTGTTACCGTCGAGCGCATGCAACGCATCCACGCCTTCGGTGACGACGCGCTCTCAGATCTGGACGCGGTGGGTCTCGCAGCGGAGCTGCGGGCCCGCCGCGTTTCCGTTCCCGAACTGATCCGCGCCGCCATCGCGCGCACCGAGGCCGTCAACCCGGCCCTCAACGGTCTGGCATATGAGGCGTTCGACCGGGCGCTGGCCCGCGCCGAAGCCGGGCCGGTCCCCGGCTTCTTCGGCGGGATCCCCACCTACGTCAAGGACAACGCCGCCGTCGCCGGCATGCCGACGATGGAGGGCACCGACGCCTGGGATCCGCGGCCCCAGCCCGCGCACGGCGATTTCGCGAGGCTCTACCTGGGCACCGGCGTGATCCCGCTCGGCAAGACCCAGATGTCGGAGTTCGGGTTCAGCGCGTCCGCGGAGCACCCACGGCTGGGTCCGGTGCGCAATCCATGGCACCCCGAACACACCGCCGGCGCGTCGTCCTCGGGATCCGGCGCCTTCGTCGCCGCCGGGGTGGTGCCGATCGCCCACGCCAACGACGGGGGCGGCTCGATCCGCATCCCGGCGGCGTGCAACGGGCTGGTCGGCCTGAAACCCTCCCGGGGCCGGCTGCCGCTGGACCGCCACATGCGGCAGATGCCGCTGCGAATCGTGGCCAACGGGGTGCTCACCCGGTCGGTGCGCGACACCGCCGCGTTCTACCGGGAAGCCGAACTGCTCACCGGACGCACCAGGCTGCCGCCGATCGGCGACATCACCCGCCCGGGCGCCGAGCGGCTGCGCATCGCGGTGTGCACCCGGTCGATCAACCGCGACGCCAGCCCCGAGGTGCGGGAACTGACCCTCAAGACCGCGGCGCTGCTCGAGGAACTCGGCCATCACGTCACCCCGATCGACAATCCGGTGCCGCGGCAGTTCCAGGACGACTTCCTGCTGTACTGGGCGTTCCTGGCGATGGCGGTGGTGCGCAGCGGACGGCGGACCTTCGGGCCCGGCTTCGACCGGGACCGGCTCGACAACCTCACCCTGGGCCTCGACAGCCATGCCGCCCGTAACCTGCACCGGTTGCCGGCGGCGATGGTCCGGCTGAGCCGGCTGCGGCGGGTGACCGCCCGGCTCACCCGGGACTTCGACGTGGTGCTGACGCCGACGCTGGCCGACGTGCCGCCCCGCATCGGCCACCTCGATCCCACCGCGGACTACCAGCAGATCATCGACCGGCTCGTCGACTGGGTGGCGTTCACCCCGCTGCACAACGTGACCGGCGAGCCGGCGGTGTCGCTGCCGCTGGCCCAGTCCCGTGACGGGCTGCCGGTCGGCATGATGTTCGCCGCCGCGCTGGGGGAGGAGGCCCGGCTGCTGCGGCTGGCCTACGAGCTCGAGGAGGCCCGGCCCTGGCCGCGCATCGACCAGCGGTCATAGCCCCGGCCGGTCGAACACGCGCGCACCCCGGCGTGGCACGACGC contains:
- a CDS encoding amidase; its protein translation is MQRIHAFGDDALSDLDAVGLAAELRARRVSVPELIRAAIARTEAVNPALNGLAYEAFDRALARAEAGPVPGFFGGIPTYVKDNAAVAGMPTMEGTDAWDPRPQPAHGDFARLYLGTGVIPLGKTQMSEFGFSASAEHPRLGPVRNPWHPEHTAGASSSGSGAFVAAGVVPIAHANDGGGSIRIPAACNGLVGLKPSRGRLPLDRHMRQMPLRIVANGVLTRSVRDTAAFYREAELLTGRTRLPPIGDITRPGAERLRIAVCTRSINRDASPEVRELTLKTAALLEELGHHVTPIDNPVPRQFQDDFLLYWAFLAMAVVRSGRRTFGPGFDRDRLDNLTLGLDSHAARNLHRLPAAMVRLSRLRRVTARLTRDFDVVLTPTLADVPPRIGHLDPTADYQQIIDRLVDWVAFTPLHNVTGEPAVSLPLAQSRDGLPVGMMFAAALGEEARLLRLAYELEEARPWPRIDQRS
- the tsf gene encoding translation elongation factor Ts, which translates into the protein MANYTAADVKRLRELTGAGMLDSKNALVEAEGDFDKAVELLRIKGAKDVGKRAGRATAEGLVAAKDGALIELNSETDFVAKNEEFQQLADAVVAAAAAAKATDVDTLKAAKVGDKTVEEAIAELAAKIGEKLELRRVAYFDGTVSTYLHKRAADLPPAVGVMVEYTAEDAAKGAEAAHAVALQIAAMKAQYLTRDDVPEDVVANERRIAEETAKAEGKPEQALPKIVEGRLNGFFKDVVLLDQPTVSDNKKTVKALLDEAGVTVTRFVRFEVGQA
- the rpsB gene encoding 30S ribosomal protein S2, which produces MAVVTMKQLLDAGAHFGHQTRRWNPKMKRFIFTDRNGIYIIDLQQTLSYIDKAYEFVKETVAHGGTILFVGTKKQAQEAIAEEATRVGMPYVNQRWLGGMLTNFSTVHKRLQRLKELEAMEQTGGFEGRTKKEILMLTREKNKLERSLGGIRDMQKVPSAIWVVDTNKEHIAVGEARKLGIPVIAILDTNCDPDLVDYPIPGNDDAIRSAALLTKVIASAVAEGLQARAGAGREGDKPAETAEPLPEWEQELLAGATATAAGNPEGEKPAESTTPQNS